The Montipora capricornis isolate CH-2021 chromosome 3, ASM3666992v2, whole genome shotgun sequence genome includes the window GAAATTAAGATCATAGATACCATGATAAAAAGGTCATCCTGACATGTATTCAAAGTTAATCCCATAAAGCAGTACAGTATTTTATTGTGTATAGAGAGTGAACCAAATTCTGATTGCTTGAAAGATCCATTTCTATGTATTCACAGTAAGGGcctaatgtacatgtaattgacaCTCAAGAGGTTTGCGTTATTGTTAGGTCAGAAGACCTAGAAGTAGCAGATTTTTCTGTCCTCGCCAATTACAACAAGAATcatcattttaaaatgataaattataaattaaatcCTTTCCTTTTACAAAGTAAGTTAAATGATTGAACTTTTGTTGTGCTCTAAAACCTTTCACCGTGTCAATGCTTAATTGAACAGAGCACTTAAGCAATTGTGATTTCTTTGTACACAAATTGGCTTAAAAATCTTgcagaacttaaaaaaaaaacaagaaaaactaaacaaaaccCAATGGGACAATTTTCCCATGTGCTGTCCAATGCCCTAGGCAAGCTGCATTATTTGAATGATTTAAAATTCTGATTTATTAATTGATTGTACAAGTTGTGATTCCCAACAGTAAAAGAAAGAACATTAAAAATAGCATCATATGATTATTTTGCAATTGCCGgagtaaattaaaattatttcactCAACTTTTTAGATTTCAGTTCATCATATTTCCTTAAGAAATCTCTGGGTGTGGTGCTTGTCTCAGCAATTTTTCGTTTAGCTGCATGGGCTGAGACCTGGCAGTCAAATAAAAAACGTGATTTGAAAAATAATGTTATACTGTTCACCAGTCTTATAAGCGTTctaatacatgtactgtacaatagcctttttttaaccaaaaaatGTTTCACTAACCTGAGTTGTTACATAAGGGGTCAAGTTCTTTGTCAATATTTCAGCATAAACTTCAGGGCCATCACCACTACTagctctgtatatataagcaAGAATTAAATTACATTGTAAACCAACTCACATTTTCACACTCTCTATTGATTTTGTACTAATTACTGTATAttctaaaagaaaataaaggtaTTTTTAGCGGAGTTACATGCGCACATTTTGGCATTTggtaagaaaataaaaaattatggtAAATATGGTATTACCCATCTATGTGAGAAAAATTGGTTTTGGTcacacccctccatgtatgtcaATGTGACCAGTCTCACGTGACCACATCACCGGCTCAAGTATCAATACTTGTGCCGAACACGCCAGCCACAatactccagctagtttacagcatacatctttgatatggacatccatgtttggtcaattgacacctgtcaaaacaaggtatctgctgaccagtgtcacatgaccatatcacgggctcaagtttagagcttgTTGAGCTGGCCAtgggtcagctgttttttttaagttgcatGCTGACcaggtacatgtacttggtttggattggatcacaggctcaagacAGTTAAACTTACATTGTATTGTTCGAACAAATAGCctgggagctccacttttaggcttggctaaatctatatatcatAAAAACTGGGTCCACAGGGGTCAAAGTACATGTAGCCAGGGTGTAACAAATCGATAATCTTGATAGtcaataaaaattgaaaaattgatCGATACTGATCAATCAACAAATATGGGGAGTCGATAAAAATCGATCACTCAATTTCCTGTGATCATCGGCTTTGATCGAATTTCAATCTTAACTTTGATTTTGATTGATTTCAATCGACAAGTATGAGAGATGGCTGAACGAAAGGGGAGTGGTACGTACATTGCATTCTTAGTGTGTGCAGCAACGTCTAAAGGGTATTACTTTGGCCACCTTTACTCACCCCAGGATAGGGGCTTTTCATACTTTTCGCCAATAACgttgtcgcggagaaaaatgtgaaaatccccaccccatgcccgagcctcttcccccccccccccccccacccaaatCGATCAGAGAAGAAACACGTACTTTAAATCGTTTTTCATCATGataaaatgtttcattctaGATACAAGGCTACTGTCTAAGCAAATTTTTCccgagcccttcgggcttccaacgttgaaagtcattttttcaagagcccagaattaattaattaaaagtgaggatgaatcaccttgtgataagccAGGCACCTGTTCGGGCTACTCGTTCAAAAATTTGGTCCCGCCGCGCTCGCAAgtaaggcgccccaggcgaccgggcgaccgttaggcagcagccttgtacaTACAGTAACAAATCTTTTGGTTGCCCACTTTGTTTACTTAACTTTATTTTGATATGGATTTCCTTCAAACTGTTTCACTTCCATTAATTTCGTGGCCGATTAATAACCTTGTGATTGTCGACTTTTATTGACAAATTTAACTTGTCTAATGGCAATTATTGACTTATCAATTACGTTTTCAGTGATCCACTTTTATCAATTTAATTTGTTATGCCTTGATGTAGCAGATGCCTTCAAGTTGGCCATGCAGAGCAAATCAGAAAGGTTACAAATTACTGTACCATAAGGAGATtgacaaattaatttaaatcaaTCCACCATAaggtttgaaatttgaaaattaaaccTTGAATGATTTCCTCGATATAAGCTTAATTTAGTGTAAATATTAAAGAAGCTAAGAGCTTGGTGCAATTGCAAATGGTCACAGCTATCAAACTTAAATATTATGTGGCTTCATTTGCCTATTCCTGTCAAGGAAATTTAACAAATTACTTAGAGGTCCAAAGGGCACCTCAAGAAAAAGTAACGAAGATTTTTGGAGAGAGCTTaacttaaaaaagttttaagaaGGGAAACGGTACCCCACGGCCGGTTAAGCTCATATCTATTAAGTAAAACCTTTATAAGACTTCATTAATTCctataaaaaaacactaaaacttttgttcagcaataatcccAGTTACCTACCCTAGCAAGCTCAAAAGCTCTGATACGTGATGATGTATCCGAAATTCACTCATCTTTCCTTCCCTATGAAGAGAAACTTAAAAATGCTTGAAAATacgaaacaaaaaatcaatgtgaaTGATTGCCGCCATTTTACGAAGCAGAGCAACTTCCATCCGCGTGAGCCTGAGCACCAACTTGGGCCCAGGGCTTTGTACGCTTCAAGATGGCGAGTTGATCGTGTTGAAGAACATTGTTCGCGTCGGTGAAAATAGAAATTTCTATGTCGGGAGGTAAAAGCACAGTGTTTTCTTGTGATTTTGGAATAACAGGATGGCGGAAAATAATTACCCAGAGGAAGAGTGGTAAAACGAAAGGACGATACGATGTTTACATTGTCAATCCAGACGGACGGAGATTTCGCTCTCGTGTGGAACTTCAGCGCTTTATGTCAGCTGAACAAAGTGATTTTTCGCTTGTCGATGTCGATTTCAAGGTTCCAAAGCTTTCTTCGGAACTAGATTCACcacaagaaaatgaaatgcTTTGTGGACGTGATAAATCTAAAACAGTAGTGGAAGAAACAGAAGGAGATTATACGCAACTGAAGAGGAAACAAGGGGATCCGGATTTGTCACCTTATTTTTCATTAATCAACAAACGCTTTAGCTCACAAAAGGGACAATATGGTACTGCGAAGAGACGAAGAAGAAGTCTATGTAAGGATATAAGCAAACGCGACGTCAAACGACAGCGATTTTCAGACTGGAGCGAAGTAAAAACATCGACAAGCGCACGTAAAATAAAATTAGCGCGAAACCAAGCGTGTTGTAGTAAAGAACATTTAAAGCTCTCAGCAAGACGTAGGGAGATCGAAGAATCTGTACAAACAGAGACTATGAATTCGGCTTCTAATGCAAATCGTCTAAAGCAAGAATCTCCTGATTGGGATCTTGATAATTCCACGAGTGGTTATTTCGGATCGAAAATTTCGAAATCGCGGTCCAATTCGGAAGCTGCCTCAAATTGGATCCCTCCTAAATCTCCTTACAATTTAATTCAAGAAAGCTTATTTCATGATCCATGGAAGTTACTTATAGCTACCATATTTCTGAACAGAACAAGCGGAGCAAAGGCTATTCCAATTCTTTGGGAATTTTTCAAGAGGTTTCCAACTCCTGAAATAACAAGAAGTGCTGACTGGAAACAAATCGCAGGTGGATTCCTTGtatgatatatatatttctcaaacatattaataattcataagccaaaaaccaAAGAAATCAGTGctgtgaaggaagtttggatttgtggtcttaattagcatgaaatttcgccaactttgatcccaaatatctcttaaaatactgattcctttgagaagcaatatcaaacactcggaAGAGTGTcacatcagatatccaacctcCTCGAAATCAAGTAAAAAACGCGGCTTTTGGCCTCGTTTCTCAACTCACTTCTCGGTctttggatatctgatgaaacacaccttctcgtgtttgatacaTAACGTAAAGTGTGTAAAGCAGTTCGCAAACTGTGTCTGTTCTTATCCCAAAGCATGTCCACCAGGAACTTTGTTTGAATAAGTCTTTTATATGATTTAAAGTGCGATTACGTGTGGGTGaagtaaagaaagaaataatagGCAACAATGCCAGTGGTTAAGGTAAGCCCAGAAGAAGGTGGACTTACTGAAACCAAAtgcaaaaactaaaaagaaagtctctctcctaggagtcaatgcaTTAACgagtggatgtagaggttgtCAACCCATTGGTGAGCAAAATTGTCTTGCCttaagtaaaatatattaaagcCCTGTCTACACTAggaatttttatgtgacaatttttattcgCTCGTGTAGATGAGGaaattttttggccaatttttgTGACAGATGTACTTCCTGAAAAGCTGGCGTGTTAGCTT containing:
- the LOC138042261 gene encoding methyl-CpG-binding domain protein 4-like isoform X3, whose product is MSGGKSTVFSCDFGITGWRKIITQRKSGKTKGRYDVYIVNPDGRRFRSRVELQRFMSAEQSDFSLVDVDFKVPKLSSELDSPQENEMLCGRDKSKTVVEETEGDYTQLKRKQGDPDLSPYFSLINKRFSSQKGQYGTAKRRRRSLCKDISKRDVKRQRFSDWSEVKTSTSARKIKLARNQACCSKEHLKLSARRREIEESVQTETMNSASNANRLKQESPDWDLDNSTSGYFGSKISKSRSNSEAASNWIPPKSPYNLIQESLFHDPWKLLIATIFLNRTSGAKAIPILWEFFKRFPTPEITRSADWKQIAGGFLSSFRPWDFMRKGQRLS
- the LOC138042261 gene encoding methyl-CpG-binding domain protein 4-like isoform X1 — protein: MSGGKSTVFSCDFGITGWRKIITQRKSGKTKGRYDVYIVNPDGRRFRSRVELQRFMSAEQSDFSLVDVDFKVPKLSSELDSPQENEMLCGRDKSKTVVEETEGDYTQLKRKQGDPDLSPYFSLINKRFSSQKGQYGTAKRRRRSLCKDISKRDVKRQRFSDWSEVKTSTSARKIKLARNQACCSKEHLKLSARRREIEESVQTETMNSASNANRLKQESPDWDLDNSTSGYFGSKISKSRSNSEAASNWIPPKSPYNLIQESLFHDPWKLLIATIFLNRTSGAKAIPILWEFFKRFPTPEITRSADWKQIAGVNALTSGCRGCQPIELIQTLGLHEKRAKIIIRFSEEYLSKDWNSPKELHGIGKYGDDSYRIFCVGEWKNVKPNDHKLNFYHAWLWEQEQQGVLKK
- the LOC138042261 gene encoding methyl-CpG-binding domain protein 4-like isoform X2, which translates into the protein MSGGKSTVFSCDFGITGWRKIITQRKSGKTKGRYDVYIVNPDGRRFRSRVELQRFMSAEQSDFSLVDVDFKVPKLSSELDSPQENEMLCGRDKSKTVVEETEGDYTQLKRKQGDPDLSPYFSLINKRFSSQKGQYGTAKRRRRSLCKDISKRDVKRQRFSDWSEVKTSTSARKIKLARNQACCSKEHLKLSARRREIEESVQTETMNSASNANRLKQESPDWDLDNSTSGYFGSKISKSRSNSEAASNWIPPKSPYNLIQESLFHDPWKLLIATIFLNRTSGAKAIPILWEFFKRFPTPEITRSADWKQIAELIQTLGLHEKRAKIIIRFSEEYLSKDWNSPKELHGIGKYGDDSYRIFCVGEWKNVKPNDHKLNFYHAWLWEQEQQGVLKK